CCCGCGAAGTTTACCACACTCGAAAAAGTAACCAGGCCGATAAGAGGATCGCTGATATTGAAAAGATCTGTAATGATCATCAGGATCGGACCCAGGAATACGAACGCTAACAATGTAAGGGATGCATTGAAAAGAAAATTACCGAGCGCCACCCGCCTTTTCGCGGCACTACCCCCAACGGAACCGAGAACTATTTTAATGGTAGTACCCGTTTCCGAACCAAGCACAATGGCCGCCGCAGCGGGAAACCCAATGGCTCCTGCATGAAGCGCGCTGAGTGTAAGCACAACAGTTACCGAGCTCGACTGAACAAGCAGGGTGATAACAAATCCGATCAACAGAAAAAACACAAGCGGCATATTTGCGTATTGCGAGAGATCCAAACCGCTTACCTGCGCTTCCATAGCCGTTTTCATGAAAGAAAGACCGCTGAACAACAGACCAAAACCAAGGAGAAAATAGGATATATATTTGATCGCTTTACGATTCTTAAACAATATGAGGAGTAACCCTCCCGCACAAATAGCGGGGTACGCGATCACTTCAATATTGGTTTTAAAACCAAGCAGGGTTACCACCCAATTACTGAGGGTGGTACCCAGGTTCGCGCCCAGGATAATAGCCATCGCATTCTTCATGGTGAACACCCCTGCCCCGACAAATGCAAGCACCATCAGCGAAACCATTGAACTGCTCTGAAGCACAGCAGTTACCAGCGCGCCGCCTGTTACAGCACCTACCCTGTTCCCCGTAATACGCTGAAGAAAAATTTTGAAACTTCTGCCTAAAAGATTCTTCAACGATTCCTCCACCAGATACATGGCAAAAAGAAACAGTCCAATACCCGCTGAAAGTTTAAGTATATGAATGAAGGTATCCATAGGGAATAGAAACTCAGTTAAAAACCACGCAATGCCCGGAGATCACAACTGTAGAATTTCATTTTCCGGATGCACTATTTATGCATGCTTCTTTTATACCAGCTCTTTAATTTTTTCACCATACCAAGGTTACCCTGGCTGGTTTCAGTCTCACCTATCAGGAACCCATAGGGCTTAAGTGATTCAATATGGTCGCAAACGATTTTGATCATTGCGGTAAGCGGGATAGCCAGAAAAATACCCGGAATACCCCATACCAACTCGCCTATGACTAACGCAATTATAGTAAACAATGCATTGATCTTTACCTGCGCACCCACAATG
The window above is part of the Bacteroidota bacterium genome. Proteins encoded here:
- a CDS encoding Na/Pi symporter — translated: MDTFIHILKLSAGIGLFLFAMYLVEESLKNLLGRSFKIFLQRITGNRVGAVTGGALVTAVLQSSSMVSLMVLAFVGAGVFTMKNAMAIILGANLGTTLSNWVVTLLGFKTNIEVIAYPAICAGGLLLILFKNRKAIKYISYFLLGFGLLFSGLSFMKTAMEAQVSGLDLSQYANMPLVFFLLIGFVITLLVQSSSVTVVLTLSALHAGAIGFPAAAAIVLGSETGTTIKIVLGSVGGSAAKRRVALGNFLFNASLTLLAFVFLGPILMIITDLFNISDPLIGLVTFSSVVNFAGIVFFLPFLGPFVKFLGKLFKDADASAAAFIGNANINEPETALDLFRKETEYFIHTSMLFNLELFELDPIPIVRDHPDFGAINEKRKYFAKTPEEKYEFLKQLQGELQAFYINLRTKLQDGQDPRLTQLISAVRSSMHSIKSMKDIGGNINNLRRSSKDIKFDFFMQHKKETENLYRQLSELILQEGRKGFEKLRDIFNDIQDNYSLALNDFYKKAQQTKLEDLDITTAINFNRELFTSNKAMLMAVKDLLLDEKQAADFNEIPVYKT